CCATGGAAAAGAAGCAGGCAGTCTCCATCGGCTGGCAGGGCAACATCGTGACACTGCTCGAGGAACTCAAAAAACGGAAACTGATCCCGCACATCCTCACTGACCAGACCTCTGCCCATGACGAACTGAACGGCTATGTGCCTGACGGGATGCCGCATGCTGAAGCCATTAAATTGAGAAAATCAGACCCGCAGGAATACATCAGGCGCTCATACGATACAATGGCACGGCACGTCAGGCTGATGCTGGAACTGATGAAAAAAGGAGCCGTTACATTTGATTACGGCAACAATCTGCGGGCACAGGCGCAGAAGAATGGAGTGAAAAACGCCTTCGATTTTCCCGGATTCGTGCCTGCATATATCCGCGACCTTTTCTGTGAAGGCAAAGGCCCCTTCCGCTGGTGCACCCTGTCCGGAGACCCGGAAGACCTTTACAAAACCGACCAGGCAGTGCTTGACGAATTCCCTGAAGACAAAGCTCTGGGGCGCTGGATCAGGCTGGCACGCGAAAAAGTGAAATTCCAGGGTCTGCCCTGCCGCATCTGCTGGCTGGGATACAGGGAACGCGACAGAATGGGTCTCAGATTCAACAAAATGGTCCGCAAAGGCATACTCAAAGCCCCTGTAGTGATCGGCCGCGACCATCTCGATGCAGGCTCAGTCGCTTCCCCGTACCGCGAAACTGAGAGCATGAAAGACGGATCAGACGCCATTGCAGACTGGCCGGTGCTGAATCTGATGCTGAACGCGGTCTCAGGCGCGAGCTGGGTCTCATTCCATCACGGCGGCGGAGTGGGGATCGGCTATTCCCTGCATGCAGGAATGGTAGTGGTCGCTGACGGCACCCGCGAGGCGGACAAACGGCTGCGCCTGGTTCTGACCAACGACCCAGGCACAGGTGTGATGCGCCACGCTGATGCCGGCTATGAAAAAGCGATCAGAATCGCCAAAGAGCGGGATTTAAGGATCCCGATGCTGGAGTAAAAGTAACACACTGTTCACATCTCCAGGTCCCCGAACAGCCATTTGGAAACAAAAAATGTGAAGGCCAGGTATAGAGCCGCATAAATCAGCGCAAACACTATCGGCAGAAGCGGCAGCGGTATCTGTAAAAAGAAAGAGAACAGCAGGAAAATCCAGAACGAGCAGAAAAAGATCCAGATGTGCTTTTTCAGCTGTCCTTTCTGCTTCAGTTCGTCCAGTTTCTGTCTTTTAATGAATCTGTATCCGATTTTTTTCAATTCCGGGGCCTCGGGGTGTTTCTCCTCCAGACGTGAGAAGTAAAAATGCGCCCGTTTGAGATATCCCTCTGCCTTTTCCGGTATTGCTTCGGCTTTGGCCCTGTTGATGAAGACGATGCCTGCCTTGTAGAATGCCTGGGCAGATTCCACAGGCGGCATTTCGAGAGTGCATAACCATTCCAGGAGTTCGAGAGCCAGCTCAAAATCACCGTTTTTTTCAGATTCTTCTGCCTGCTCACGCAGACTTTTCAGAGCCTCGGCCGTCTTTTCCGGAGAAGTCGCAGGATCTGCCACGATTTTTTTCATCAAAGAGACGGCTTTTTTCAGGAATCCCTGCCTGGAGTAATTCTTCGAGAGCTGCAAGTATATTTCTTCCCTGGGAAGTCCGACTGCCCTGAATTCTTCCTCCCTGGCATCATAGATTGAGAGCATTTCAGTCAGGATTCTGGTGACTCGTTCGTAATCCTGGGATTCAGCCACAATTTTCAGGCGTAAAGTTCCCATCAGGACTTGCCATTTTTTCTGATTCTGTTCCCGGATATTATCCAGCAGCAGAGTGCCGGTCTGAAAATCTCCTCTTCCGATGTAAGTATCAATGATCGCCAGGGTCAGAAAACTGCGCAGGTTGAACCTGTCGTTGGAAAAGCAAAGCACCAGATCTGTGACAGCCCCCAGGGAACGCTGGGAAAACTCCTTGAATGCATCGGCAAAAAGGGGGAGAACGCTGAAAAAGTAACCGGAATTCTTGCTGATTTGAAAGTCCATCTCCCAGAAACTTTTGAAGATCTTCTTCTCCTGGTCTGTGAAACGGGAAAAGTACTCCGCTTCCCCGCTCCCGAGATGCAGGATCCTCCGAGACAATTCCAGGATCATCTCAGGTACGAATCCGCAGAGTTTCTCTTTTTCCATTACTTCAATAAATTTCTGCCATTTTTTTTCACTCATGAGGTTTTTTCCGAAAAATATTTTTCAATCCTCTCAAAAGTCAGAAACCATACCAGCAGTGTAAGAATGTAATCGAACCACAGGAAAGAATTGTAAACAAGGGAATAAACCAGGGGAGCTTTTCCCGGCGGAGTGTACTGCGAAAAAAAAACTACACCTGAAACCACGTGAGAAAGATATCTGGCGGCAAAAACCAGCGTAATCCCCAGTACTTTCATGGCGACCGATCTATCCCTGAAAAAACCGACCAGACCCACCAGACCGAAAGCCAGAGGATAATCCAGGATCAGCTGCACAGGATGGACGACGAACCCTTTGGAAAGCCCTGCATAAGCATTCAGAAGCCCGAGCA
This window of the Candidatus Wallbacteria bacterium genome carries:
- the hutU gene encoding urocanate hydratase, whose product is MNRIIRAPRGTTLNCKGWHQEAALRMLCNNLDPDVAEKPEDLIVYGGSGKAARNWACFDKIVETLKTLESDETLLVQSGKPVGVFKTHSFAPRVLIANSMLVPHWANWEKFRELERLGLIMYGQMTAGSWIYIGTQGILQGTYETFVAAGKKHYNGDLRGRLIVSGGIGGMSGAQPLAATMAEAVFLGAEVDKSRILKRIQTGYLDRWSENLDEAIRMAQDAMEKKQAVSIGWQGNIVTLLEELKKRKLIPHILTDQTSAHDELNGYVPDGMPHAEAIKLRKSDPQEYIRRSYDTMARHVRLMLELMKKGAVTFDYGNNLRAQAQKNGVKNAFDFPGFVPAYIRDLFCEGKGPFRWCTLSGDPEDLYKTDQAVLDEFPEDKALGRWIRLAREKVKFQGLPCRICWLGYRERDRMGLRFNKMVRKGILKAPVVIGRDHLDAGSVASPYRETESMKDGSDAIADWPVLNLMLNAVSGASWVSFHHGGGVGIGYSLHAGMVVVADGTREADKRLRLVLTNDPGTGVMRHADAGYEKAIRIAKERDLRIPMLE
- the thiT gene encoding energy-coupled thiamine transporter ThiT, translated to MGSSVRKTRELIYISLTASLALVLGYLKIFELPQGGSISLEMLPLIWMSLLFGARFGVLTGLLLGLLNAYAGLSKGFVVHPVQLILDYPLAFGLVGLVGFFRDRSVAMKVLGITLVFAARYLSHVVSGVVFFSQYTPPGKAPLVYSLVYNSFLWFDYILTLLVWFLTFERIEKYFSEKTS